Part of the Vallitalea longa genome, ATAAGTATTTGATGCAAATAACAATATATACAAGGGGGAAAACTATGAAAGATTATATGGAAATTGCTAATAGCAACATTATATTCATTCTAGCAGCAGTATTGATTTTGTTTGTACTGGTACAGTCTGTTTGTTTTCTAATTATGTCATGGAAAAGAGGAATAGCGATAGGAATATCTAAGGAAAAAATGCTAAATGCAGTTAAGTCAAGTGCTATATTTTCTATAGTGCCTTCAATACCAATAATAATTTCATTGATTGCTATTGCACCCGTCTTAGGTATTCCTTTTTCATGGATGAGATTATCAATAGTCGGCTCAGCACCTTATGAACTTATTTCAGCAGATATAGGAGCCAAGAGTATGGGCGTAACTAAACTTGGAGCAAAAGGTTATACTTCATTAGTTTTCGGTAACTCAATGTGGGTAATGAGTATTGGAATAATCTGGGGTTTATTATTTTGTATCGTAGGTTTGAAATGGTATCAAAATAAAATGAAGAATATAGAAAAAAAAGATTCCAATTGGTTGGCTATATTAATAAATGCACTATTCTTCGGAATGCTATCAGTATTCATTGGACCTCCTATTGTTGAAGGAGGAATTGCATTATTAGTGTTGTTAAGTAGCGGTGCTATAATGACCATATTAACATTTATAGCTAAGAAATTTAAGTTTGATTGGATTAACAATTTTTCGTTAGCTGTTAGTATGTTATGTGGAATGATACTTGCTGTAGTATATACAGGAATATAAGGAGGTCATATAGTTGAATTATAATGATAAAGTACATAGAATAGGAAGAATAACAGGTATTATCGTATTAATTATGATAGCTATGATACCAACGATAGTGTGTCTGAAATATAATATATTTCCACCATTCATGAATCTAGTAAAAGGAATAGGTATGGTTTGTATGATATATATACCTATGTGTGCAGCAGAATTTGTTACATATACACCAATGTTAGGAACTAGTGCATCATACTTAGCTTTTGTAACTGGGAATGTAACTAATCTAAAGATTCCATGTGCTCTCATGTGTATGGAAAATGTAGGAGTCAAACCACAAACAGAAGAAGGAGAGGTTATTGCGGGAATCTCAGTGGCAGTATCCGCTATAGTAACTGTTATTGTCGTATTTATTGGTATGCTTGCAGTAGTACCATTAGAGCCGGTTCTTAATTCACCAGTTCTAAAACCTGCTTTTGATAATATATTGCCAGCTCTTTTTGGTGCATTAGGTGCTTACTGGATTCAAAAACAATGGAAATTAGCAATTGTACCTTTAACATTTGTTGTTCTTGCATTTGCATTATTTAATATTCCATCAGGAGCTGAGGGTGTCATGATACCTATAATGGGAATAATATCAGTTATATCTGCAAGAATTATGTACAATAAAAGATTTATCAAGGAAGTCTAATTAACTGATTTTTTTATTCGGGAGGAATTGATTTTGTGGATTTTATATTTATTATTAATAGTAATTATTGTCTTGATTATTATTGTAACCATAAGAACTATAAGATTTAAGAATGATGATATTATCATAAAAAATGAAGTAGATCATATTGAATATGATAAAATGGCTTGTTCAAAAAAATTATCAGAAGCTGTTAAGATAAAAACAATATCCAATAGTGATTATTCAAAAACCGATTGGAATGAATTTATAAGATATCACAAATTATTAGAAGAATTATTTCCTTTGGTACATAAAAATATTGAAAGGAAAATCATTAATAATTATAGTTTATTATATCACTGGAAAAGTAGTAATACCTCTAAAAAACCAATAATAATTACTGCACATATGGATGTGGTTCCTGTAGAAGAATCTACTGTTAAAGATTGGAAACAAGAGCCATTCAGTGGGATCATTAAAGATGATATAGTATGGGGAAGAGGAACTATAGATACAAAAGTACATATGATAGCAGCTCTTGAAGCAGCGGAACTATTATTAAAAGAAGGTTATAAACCAGACAAAGATGTTTATTTTGCATTCGGTCATGATGAAGAAGTAGGAGGTAAGCAAGGTGCTGTTAAAATAGCTGAATATCTAAAAGAAAAAGGTATAGAATTTGACTATCTGATTGATGAAGGTGGATGTGTAACAGAAGGTGCAATAAAAGAAATCGCTAAACCTATTGCTTTGATTGGAATCGGTGAAAAAGGTTATTGTAATA contains:
- a CDS encoding DUF5058 family protein → MKDYMEIANSNIIFILAAVLILFVLVQSVCFLIMSWKRGIAIGISKEKMLNAVKSSAIFSIVPSIPIIISLIAIAPVLGIPFSWMRLSIVGSAPYELISADIGAKSMGVTKLGAKGYTSLVFGNSMWVMSIGIIWGLLFCIVGLKWYQNKMKNIEKKDSNWLAILINALFFGMLSVFIGPPIVEGGIALLVLLSSGAIMTILTFIAKKFKFDWINNFSLAVSMLCGMILAVVYTGI
- a CDS encoding M20/M25/M40 family metallo-hydrolase, which translates into the protein MWILYLLLIVIIVLIIIVTIRTIRFKNDDIIIKNEVDHIEYDKMACSKKLSEAVKIKTISNSDYSKTDWNEFIRYHKLLEELFPLVHKNIERKIINNYSLLYHWKSSNTSKKPIIITAHMDVVPVEESTVKDWKQEPFSGIIKDDIVWGRGTIDTKVHMIAALEAAELLLKEGYKPDKDVYFAFGHDEEVGGKQGAVKIAEYLKEKGIEFDYLIDEGGCVTEGAIKEIAKPIALIGIGEKGYCNIKLEVKSSGGHASMPPQHTSLGIIAQAINNLEKKQCKLKLIKPVEKFLLKIGPEMKLTNRVVLSNLWLFKPLFIRGFSKMQSGNALLRTTTAVTMAEGSMEPNILPQKASVTCNYRVLPGETSNDLIDHIKEINKKLPIEIKTLRIENPSLISNTETEGFHKIEDITNRIYQNVIVAPYIVLAGTDARKYEPVCKNIYRFSPYKLHNDELRKIHGTNENLSVANINKCLEFFYYLLKEC